The genomic interval AAACACTGTTTGGGCAAGAAAAAACAGGGCATGGCCTAAACTTATGGCAAATATGATAGCACCGTTATGTACAGACATCTTTATACACAAGAAATTGGGACATAGAGACCGTAATATACAGACATATGGAGACCAGAtatttcttaaatacatgtacaaacatgtggAGAACAGACatttcttaaatacatgtacaggcttaTGGGATATAGACATCTTTATATACACAACATTACTTACACCAGTAATGCAAAACAAAGTCTGAACATGAAAAAGAGAGTCACATCATAAAGACCGAaagaaaatgaccaaaaaaaaaataacaaaaaaaaaaaaacagaaaagttaATAAACCAACTATGGCTACACATCAGTGAGATGAGATACAAAgatgacaataaaaaaaaaaaacaaaataaaaataaaaacaagatgaAGTAGTGAGAACATGttcaaaattcaacaaaatttatttggtttggAGCAACTGAGACAAAGTGagcaacatttatttgtttatttatttgattggtgttttacgctgtactcaagaatatttcacttatacgatgtcggccagcattatggtgggtggaaaccgggcacagcccgggggaaacccacgaccatccgcaggttgctggcagaccttcaaaGTGAGTAACAGGTACAGGGAAGCCATGTTGTGATCGTATACTCTACAATACGGCAAATGAAAATCAACTGTTTCATGCTCGTACAGTTTCCATGGGAACAGCCTCCGCTGAGTACTTATCAAACTTTCCTTTCTTCTTTGGACTATGATTGGTCTTAGCTTTTGATTTGCAACATTTTTgataaacaacacaaaaaattCCGATAAAAACGAAAAGTCCAACAACGACACCGACAACGATGTAGACAATCAGCAAATTGGTTTCAGCACTCTTTTCGTCCAGGTCAGTGACGGTGACATTGGGACGCACACCAAAGGTGATGTTTTCTCCATCAGGTTGAGGTGTGAagtcaggggagacaacctgTGGTGTTGTCATTGGAGGCGGATTTCCATCCTTGGTTACTATCACTGTCAAAGACAGCGTGCTAGATTTGGGTGGTATGCCATCATCGGTTGCCATGACAACCATCTGAAATTTTTGACCAATCAAAAATGGCTTTTGTCTCTGCAAAGATCCAGTGGTTTGGTCCAGTGAAAAATCTTTTGGTTTATTGAAGCTGTAAGTGATGCTATCCCCATCCTCATCTGTTGCCTTGACAACCAACACTTCACCTTCAGCCAATCCCTCGGCAACATAAAACACTGGCTGCAAAATGTCCGCAAATATAGGATAATGGGAGTTCATTGGTCCAAAAACCAATTCATATTGCACACTTTCTTGGAAACTAGAGTCATGGTGATCTATAAAATGAGCTAAATTTCTCTGTTCTATATAGGATGTTGACCATGAGTTTGTTACTGGTAATGCTCTTGTTAAAGTCTTGCAAGAAGCTGTTAACAAAGCATTCCCGCGTAAAACCTGAGCAACGATGTTATCGTCTACCTGAACATACCCCCAGCCAGACTTCAAAACTTTGACTTCCACACGTATGATGGAGTATCTTTTAGCACCTTTATGCTCATTGCGGTCAAAGCTCACGCTTTCAACAACCCACTGCACAACATCGTGCACAGCCTGACCATCGAATCCGTCGTACAGCCACTCTGGAATGCTGTTAAAATCGTCGTCAACGAGGAATGCTGGGATAGGTGAACCACTCTCTGACAAAACCGTTACACGATGAAACAAATGATGATGGTCAACTTGAGTGATATTTGTTAAGTATGAGTTTCCGTATAAATCGCTGTTGGCAAAAGTCAAATTGAAACCCTTTATGACAACGGAAGTGTTCGATGTTATACCCCACTCTACTGTTGAACTTGTGTTGGGTGACATGTCTCCAATGTCTACAGACAGTGTTGGCAAAACATTTCCACCAGCTAACCGAGTGAATGTAACCTGGAAAGGGATAGAATGTCCACCAGATGTCACGTTTAGGTGAAAATTGATTAAGGTGAGATTACGGCACAATCCGGCACCGTTGTTGGTTACCATGGCAGCGACTGTTGATGAACAGTTGGCTCGCGGAACCGAGGACAGATTATTACGGGAAAGATTTGAATCGTAAAATAAGCGCAGGGTGACATTTTCTACTGGCACAATGATCATGTAATTTGGGGATAATTCTTGCAGAAAATCCCCGCCGGCTACCTGATAGGTCATTTTGCAGCCAACATAAAACAAGGTTTTTTCCTAAGGCAGCTGAACAGTTAAGAGGAACGATTATCCAATCAGCAGAGGCCACCACTCCTGCTGCTAGGCGACCAGTACCATCCACTCCCATGATTCCAGATAAAGATGGCTTCCCTGCACAAAACAAAGGTATGATTTGCAGGTGAATTTGCTTTTTACTAATTAACCAAACTGGTGTTTGACAAGCACGGTAAAATCTTATTTATGGTTCACTAGTAAGTTATGGAAGTATTACATTTTTATAGTTTATCAAAAATATCCTAAaacacagttgttgttgttaaatgaCAAAGCCATTAGGCTTCAAGTTGACCCTCCTGTTTCAAACTTTAAATTCTTCAAATGCAACTGGATGAAAAAGCAATATATATCCTGTAAAATTTTAAACCAATCTGACTCAATATGCTTTCGCCCTGCTCATAAAAAGTGAACTAATTTTGTAAGTTTTCGTCAAGTGGTTCTGTAGATGTCGTCGTTTTGTCAAAGAGTttacagacagacggacaaactTATGGTTATGCCATGATTAAGAGTAAAACTGGCATACTTAGGCAATAATTGACACTGAAACTGTTGAATCTAACTGTACCTATTGAGAAACAGTTCTGCTCCACAGTTTCATGTTTGTGCATGGCCTGAAAGTCAAGTTCCAGTTTTATATTCTGCATCACGGGGCCAGCTGTGTTGtctagtttcactttcactctGACCTCCTCCCCGACTCTCACGTCAGATTTCTCCACTTCCACTGCGGCAGTGGTGCAACCTTCCTCAAGCTGTCAGCCAAAAAGACAACTCAAACATCAATAATTTTAACAAGATATAAAGAATTctgaaaaatcaatcaatatcaGAAGTAAGAGACTTAATGCCTGTTTCTGTatgtaattttacacacactgtAATgatacacaaacacaaacagcaGATTACCCGTCCAGGTAAATGACCCCAATCTGGCCCCTGACTAAGCTGCACATTTGGCCTCATTCTGAGAATTCTCCTGGtcactatttatttgattatttcatttatttgattggtgttttacgccgtactcaagaatatttcacttatatgacggcggccagcattatggtggaaggaaaccgggcacagcccgggggaaacccaccaccattcgcaggttgccgccagaccttctcacacatggccggagagcaagccagcatgagctggacttgaactcacagcgaccgcattggtgagagattcctgggtcaccacgctgtgctagcgcgctaaccaactgagccacggaggccacccgAAAGCCATTTGGAAAGTAGACTAAAGGATGATGTCTTactggaaaaagaaaaacatttattttatttgcctcAAGGTAAGCCGGCATTTTTTTGAGAGAAAGCTCATTTGCTGTGATAAATGGTCCGAGATCATGGCCACCAGTACCTCGATCTGAAACCAAGCGCCAGACACAGGGGTCAGAAACGAAAATTTGTAGCCTTGTGTTAGTAGCAAAGGATATACCAATGCTTACCTTCTGTTTTGATTCCCAGAGATGAATTTTCAAGGTAGCATCAAACTGATCAAATATGGAGGTGTACCCCGACTGCAAGGAAAGACCATACAAAGAGTTACatcaatattatttatttatttatttgattggtgttttatgccgtactcaagaatatttcacttatacgacagcggccagcattatggtgggtgaaaaccgggcacagcccggaggaaacccacgaccatctgcaggttgctgccagaccttcccacttacggccggagaggaagccagcatgagctggacttgaactcacagcgaccacattggtgagaagctcctgggtcattacgctgcgctagcacgctaaccgactgagccacggaggccccacatcAATATTAAACAAGTATTGTGGAAGTATCGCGCAGCATTTACCCAACCCATGCCCCCGAAAAGTCTGAGCAGAAGGATCAAGgctcctacatgtacctgtgtcagTGTCCAAAAAAAGAGGagaattttgccaaaaatggtccatgccgccaaagtatcctgctgaagacatcagacatgacacccatcctgtcacattatactgacattagacatgacacccatcctgtcacattatactgacattagacatgacacccatcctgtcacattatactgacatcagacatgacacccattctgtcacattatactgacatcagacatgacacccattctgtcacattatactgacatcagacatgacacccatcctgtcacattatactgacatcagacatgacataccatcctgtcacattatactgacattagacatgacacccattctgtcacattatactgacatcagacatgacacccatcctgtcacattatactgacatcagacatgacataccatcctgtcacattatactgacattagacatgacacccatcctgtcacattatactgacattagacatgacacccatcctgtcacattatactgacatcagacatgacacccattctgtcacattatactgacatcagacatgacacccatcctgtcacattatactgacatcagacatgacataccatcctgtcacattatactgacatcagacatgacacccatcctgtcacattatactgacatcagacaagacaccccatcgtgtcacattatactgacatcaggcatgacataccatcctgtcacattatactgacaccagacatgacacccatcgtgtcatattatactgacacccgacatgacacccatcctgtcacattatactgacacccgacatgacatccatcctgtcacattatactgacacccaaCATGACACCcatcctgtcacattatactgacatcagacatgacgccccatcatatcacattatactgacatcagacatgacatcccatcctgtcacattatactgacaccagacataacaccccatcgtgtgtcattatactgacaccagacataacaccccatcgtgtctcattatactgacatcagacatgacaccccatcctgtcacattaaactgacaccgagccaaccagacccgtttccttgccctaacctctcagtgctcagcgccaagtgaggcagtaacaagtaccatttttaaagtctttggtatgacacgacccaggtttgataccaggtctcccgatttcgaggcGAGTTCAATCTAAACTAAAATCCCAAGAACATGGCGTCGACAGTAACATGTACCtcagtgtgtatttatttatttatttgattggtgttttacgccgtactcaagaatatttcacttatacgactgcggtcagcattatagtgggaagaaaccgagcaaaggggaaacccacgaccatccacaggttgctggcagaccttcccacttgtggCCAAGCTCAGTGTATACTCCCAACCACGAGGCGCTGTAAGCTCTATCCTAGCACTGGGCAACAAAATTTGCAGGCAACAAGTGGCTGACTGCGCTGAGATTAAGGGTGCTGTTTAAAGGTCATTGAAAGCCACATTTTTCTTCTATCATTATGGCAGAAAGTGTGTACATCACGTGAGAAATTTCCTCAGTGACCTGTCAAAGGTCGGAGATTTATGCCACCCACAAAACTCATTATCATCGTAAAATCGACAAAATTGAAGTGTggttatcaatcaatcaatcaatcaatcaatccccCACTTGTGCTCCCCAAACTCCTAACTCGCCTGCTTCACAGCCTTAGTTTCTGTGTGGTAAGTCCTCCATCCTGATTGGACGATATCGTACGCCATGACATCATCACTGGCCAGGGTTGTGAGAGTGCCACCCTCCCAGGCAGAGACAGTGTTATTCCATCTGTGTAGGAAATTGGTCAAAACCCTCTGTGTGGAGATTTTGGCAGAATTCAGGATAGTGTGATACTCCTTACTGGTCACCAACAGACCACCATCACTTGAGTCCCAGACGGATTTCTTAAATTTCTCAAACCATGCCGATTCCTTGAGGTTGAAACTGGAATGAGAAAGCAAAACATGACGAAGAAGCATTCTGAGAGTATTGCTTTTGAGAAATATTGCAATATCATTTTGAGCCTTCAGAATGACAGCTACATTAAATTTGACTGTCTGTATTCTTTCCCTATTCACCCAATACTCTATCTTGTAAataatgtttcattgttaaactccatttctttttatttatttattcattcagtcagAAACATTAGTGTCTGTACCTGTCGCCCAATCCTCTAT from Liolophura sinensis isolate JHLJ2023 chromosome 3, CUHK_Ljap_v2, whole genome shotgun sequence carries:
- the LOC135464102 gene encoding uncharacterized protein LOC135464102, which translates into the protein MGSKVKRCSLDFQPMEGCGRALSDLGLSTNALAFVIGALDTAFTCVINVHCDKCKALQANIRCLSETWEFCNATTRGQHSRETGALAKALLSATRIDRFLHLVSHIFGNDEIFNLKESAWFEKFKKSVWDSSDGGLLVTSKEYHTILNSAKISTQRVLTNFLHRWNNTVSAWEGGTLTTLASDDVMAYDIVQSGWRTYHTETKAVKQSGYTSIFDQFDATLKIHLWESKQKLEEGCTTAAVEVEKSDVRVGEEVRVKVKLDNTAGPVMQNIKLELDFQAMHKHETVEQNCFSIGKPSLSGIMGVDGTGRLAAGVVASADWIIVPLNCSAALGKNLVLCWLQNDLSGSRRGFSARIIPKLHDHCASRKCHPALILRFKSFP